One genomic segment of Sanyastnella coralliicola includes these proteins:
- a CDS encoding type II 3-dehydroquinate dehydratase, with protein MKITIINGPNLNLLGSRETRVYGQASLASVEEGLRSTFPSVEFTFTQSNHEGDLIDAVQEAAKQGSQVVINPGGYTHTSVALRDAIAAVNIKVVEVHISNIYDREDFRRISLTAPKCDAIVSGMGVFGYEAGVRFLLGLKG; from the coding sequence GTGAAGATCACCATCATCAACGGACCCAACCTGAATCTCCTAGGAAGTCGAGAGACAAGGGTCTACGGACAAGCGTCTTTGGCTTCAGTGGAAGAAGGGTTGCGTTCTACTTTCCCATCGGTTGAATTCACGTTTACCCAAAGCAATCATGAAGGAGACCTGATTGATGCCGTTCAAGAAGCTGCTAAACAAGGAAGCCAAGTAGTGATTAATCCAGGAGGTTACACCCACACCTCAGTGGCTTTAAGAGATGCCATCGCCGCAGTAAATATCAAAGTGGTAGAGGTACACATCTCAAACATCTATGACCGCGAAGATTTCCGCCGTATCTCGTTAACCGCACCGAAGTGTGATGCCATCGTTTCCGGAATGGGAGTGTTTGGGTATGAGGCTGGGGTTCGGTTTTTATTAGGGCTTAAGGGCTAA
- a CDS encoding helix-turn-helix domain-containing protein, protein MRRKISDHSARTFKWVREQYQMNLRQFSMATGISVGMLSMIEKGKRRPGGITILKLQEFTGQLICDLRYAAKLNSKYAPSPQ, encoded by the coding sequence ATGAGACGAAAAATCTCAGACCATTCTGCGCGTACCTTCAAATGGGTGCGAGAGCAATACCAGATGAACCTCCGCCAATTTTCGATGGCCACCGGCATTTCTGTTGGAATGTTGAGCATGATTGAAAAAGGAAAACGACGACCAGGAGGTATCACGATCCTTAAGCTTCAGGAATTTACGGGTCAACTGATTTGTGATTTGCGTTATGCCGCGAAGCTCAATAGCAAATACGCACCATCACCGCAGTAG